The stretch of DNA GCGGCGGCGTAGGAGTAGGGTCGGGGGAGCTGTTGCCCCCGCAGCTGGCCACCAGGCCTAGCAGCAACACTGCCGCTGCACTTTGTGGTAATTGGAAAGAAAGGAGCCTCATGACAGGATAGGGGAAGAAACAGAACAAGGAATTTCTCCAGAGTAACACCCAGGCGGTTAGGCCAGTGGCAGCTGAAGAGGTGATAAGTATGTACAGGTTTTAATCGATAGCGAAGGCAGATAAGCCAGCCCCGACCCACGGCCGGGGCTGACGGGTTTCATCTTAATGAGCAACTACTACCCGGCGGACCAGCAGGCCCTCGGGGGTGTTAACCTGCAACAGGTAAGTGCCAGCCCGTACTGCCGTCACTGGCAACGTAATCAGGTTCTGGCCCGCTGTTACGGGGCGCTCTGCCTGGCTGCTGATTACCCGGCCGGTTAAGTCAATCAGGCGCAGCTGCAGGCGCTGGCCAGCCGGTGCATTGTAGCTCAGGTTCAGCTCAGAGTTGGCCAGCGTAGGGTACACCTGCAGGCGAGCTTCAGTGGTAGCGCTGGCGGTTGAGGCCAGGGCCACGCGGGCTGCCGCCCCTTGGTCTGAGAAGTACCAGCGCTGGTTGTTGCCTCCGCCGTAAGTCCACTGCTGCACGGCGGCACCGTCGGCGGTGGAGTTGTTTTGCACATCCAGAGCCTTGCCGCTGTACTTGTTGATGATGCGGTAGGTACCATCACCATTGCTGATGATCTGCCAGTACTGGCTGTCCTGGCTCAGCCAGTCCCACTGGTGGGTCAGAGCGCCGTCGGCAGTGCTCGGGCCGGCCACATCTAGGCTCTTGTTGCTGTTCAGGTTCACAATGCGCACGTAGCCGCTGCCGGCGTCTACCAGCTTCCACTTCTGGTTAGCGGCACTCACCCAGCCCCATTGCTGCACCCGGCCGCCATTAGCCTGGGAGCTGGCCGATACCTCCAGGGCCTTGCCGCCGTTCTTGGAGCTGATTTCGTAGATACGGCCAATGGCCGGGCCGCTGCTGGTAGTTCCGCCAGTGCCGTTGTAGTTGCCGCCGCCGGGGTAGTTAACGATGCCGTTCTGGTTTGGAGAGACAGCCGCTACCGTAGTGTTGGGCACACAGTTAGCAAACTGAATGTTGGTCAGCACCTGGTTCAGGCCGGCGGGGCCATCTACCACGTAAGGTGGGTTGATGTGCATAAAGGCCGGGTTGCTGCGGTCCTCGAAACGCTTGTAGGTCCAGTGGCACCAGCCAATGCCCACCGAGTTAAGATTCTTGGCGGCATCGCGCATCCAGGTGTCAGAGTTTTCGCCGGTTTCACCCACCCAAATAGGCACGTTGTGGGTGGTGCGGAAGTTGCGCAGGTTGCCAATGAAGCGCAGGTCGTTGGCCCCGCCCCCGGTAGAGTTTACGCCGTTGTCCATCTCGTAGCCCGTGCCGCTGTAGCGGTGCGAGTTGTACACCAGGTTAGAGCGGTTGGGGAAGGTAAACGGCTCCATGTAGTTATAGTCGTTGCCCCAGCCGTTGCCCTCCACCAAAATCAGGTGGTTGTCGGCCTGCCCCCGGATGGTGGTAATCAGGCGCTGCAGCACGTCGTGAATCTTCTGGTTGTTGGGGTAGTTGTTGGGCTCGTTAATCAGGTCGTACATGGCCACCCGCGAATCGTTCTTGTACCGGTTCGAGATGAAGGACCACAGCCGGTTGAGCACGTCCTGGTTTATCTGGCGGTTCCAGAGGTCGTTGGCCACAATCTGGTCGGCAATGTTGGCGTCGGTGCCCTGGGAGCCGGGTACGGCGTGCATATCCAGCACCACATACATCTGGTTGGCCTGGGCCCAGGCCAGCACATTGTCAATCATACCCAGCGCCGCCATGTTGTTGGGGTCGGTGAAGAGCTGATTGTTGTTATACCAGCTCGTCAGCTGGCTCACGTAGGAGTCGTAGGTAACGGTACCGCGCATTACACTGCTGCGCACGGCCCGCTGGGCCGGCGTCAGAAACAGCTCATAGTGCAGCGGCAGCCGAATGCAGTTAAAGCCCTTCGAGGCGATGTAGTCGATGTCGGGCTTGGTGATGAAGTTGTTGCGGTAGTTCTGGTAGAAGGTCTCCACGGCTGCGTCACTCATGCCCGCGTTGTAGAGAGACTTCTTCACCTTACCCTGGGTTTGCTTGCCATCGAGGCCGGGCCAGCCCACTTTCATCATGTAGCCTTCCTGCACGGCCCAGTTGCCGAG from Hymenobacter taeanensis encodes:
- a CDS encoding RICIN domain-containing protein, which encodes MNTSTFWSTQVPRALKCLALLTGLGLGHSADAQSFLRTDGQRIVNASNQEVILNGMNLGNWAVQEGYMMKVGWPGLDGKQTQGKVKKSLYNAGMSDAAVETFYQNYRNNFITKPDIDYIASKGFNCIRLPLHYELFLTPAQRAVRSSVMRGTVTYDSYVSQLTSWYNNNQLFTDPNNMAALGMIDNVLAWAQANQMYVVLDMHAVPGSQGTDANIADQIVANDLWNRQINQDVLNRLWSFISNRYKNDSRVAMYDLINEPNNYPNNQKIHDVLQRLITTIRGQADNHLILVEGNGWGNDYNYMEPFTFPNRSNLVYNSHRYSGTGYEMDNGVNSTGGGANDLRFIGNLRNFRTTHNVPIWVGETGENSDTWMRDAAKNLNSVGIGWCHWTYKRFEDRSNPAFMHINPPYVVDGPAGLNQVLTNIQFANCVPNTTVAAVSPNQNGIVNYPGGGNYNGTGGTTSSGPAIGRIYEISSKNGGKALEVSASSQANGGRVQQWGWVSAANQKWKLVDAGSGYVRIVNLNSNKSLDVAGPSTADGALTHQWDWLSQDSQYWQIISNGDGTYRIINKYSGKALDVQNNSTADGAAVQQWTYGGGNNQRWYFSDQGAAARVALASTASATTEARLQVYPTLANSELNLSYNAPAGQRLQLRLIDLTGRVISSQAERPVTAGQNLITLPVTAVRAGTYLLQVNTPEGLLVRRVVVAH